A window from Leptolyngbyaceae cyanobacterium encodes these proteins:
- a CDS encoding ribose ABC transporter permease — translation MRSPTEVKPTQNGTSDRKKASKSQAWRNFFQVAGILPILLVICIIFSLVTPNFLSLGNLINVIRQASINIVLATGLTYVILTGGIDLSVGSILGVTAVVSVLVSLVPVLSWFAIPVALLVGLGLGLINGALVAYLGLPPFIVTLGSYTALRGMAYLVASGTTVINRNLNFAWIGNNYLGPIPWLVVIAFLAVAISWFVLRRTVLGRHIYAVGGNARAARLTGIKVSRVLLFVYGVSGLLAGLGGVMSASRLYSATGMLGQGYELDAIAAVILGGTSFTGGIGTIWGTLLGALIIALLNNGLTLMNISFFWQLVVKGLVIIIAVTIDRVRTRSSAA, via the coding sequence ATGAGGAGTCCAACCGAAGTAAAACCAACTCAAAACGGCACTAGCGATCGCAAAAAAGCAAGTAAAAGCCAAGCTTGGAGAAACTTTTTCCAAGTAGCAGGCATCTTACCGATTTTGCTAGTAATTTGCATAATTTTTTCCCTAGTCACGCCTAACTTTCTTTCCCTCGGAAATCTGATCAATGTGATTCGGCAAGCATCAATTAATATCGTGCTGGCAACCGGATTAACTTATGTCATTTTAACGGGAGGAATTGACCTTTCTGTTGGGTCAATTTTAGGTGTAACCGCAGTAGTGTCAGTGCTGGTTTCTTTAGTTCCAGTTTTGAGTTGGTTTGCCATACCAGTTGCCCTTTTAGTTGGTTTGGGTCTTGGTTTGATCAATGGTGCGCTAGTTGCTTATTTAGGTTTACCTCCCTTCATCGTAACGCTCGGTTCCTACACTGCTTTACGAGGTATGGCTTATTTAGTAGCTAGCGGTACTACCGTGATCAATCGCAATCTAAATTTTGCTTGGATAGGTAACAATTATTTAGGGCCAATTCCTTGGTTAGTTGTGATTGCTTTTTTGGCAGTTGCCATCAGTTGGTTTGTTTTAAGAAGGACTGTTTTAGGCAGACATATTTATGCAGTTGGTGGTAATGCACGCGCTGCAAGATTAACAGGAATTAAAGTGAGTCGAGTACTGTTATTCGTCTATGGTGTAAGTGGTTTACTTGCAGGTTTAGGCGGCGTAATGAGTGCTTCGCGCCTTTACAGTGCTACTGGGATGTTGGGACAAGGTTATGAATTAGATGCGATCGCCGCCGTAATTTTAGGAGGAACTAGTTTTACCGGTGGCATCGGTACGATTTGGGGGACTTTACTCGGTGCTTTAATTATTGCTCTGTTGAATAACGGATTAACTTTGATGAACATATCTTTCTTTTGGCAACTGGTTGTGAAAGGTTTGGTGATTATTATCGCCGTAACTATTGATAGAGTTCGCACTCGTTCTAGTGCTGCTTGA
- a CDS encoding iron uptake porin — protein MSLKYFLHKVRIFLLASPAILLGLSPALATPIDDSVAPESEVSESMAEDPLAQVNSVSQLSDVQPTDWAFQALQSLVERYGCIEGYPDRTFRGNRAMTRYEFAAGLNTCLDRIVELIGTGTPNNPSTVTQEDLLALQRLQSQFATELATLRGRVETLEARATRLEATQFSTTTKLNAEIITAVVDTFGNRVNGDRDDTTTFLANRGRLNFETSFNGRDLLRTRLEFGNFGNTLAEQTGTNMTRLTFDGNENNNVTVPHLLYRTPITSSLTLTLGTVGAGYTDITDTVTPPTIASDSLGIPSRFGQYSPLYRRGGGGAAINWNLRKDLLLTLGYLAGDASNPSAKYGLFNGVYHALAQLVYYGDRGAIGVAYSRSYAPGGNVDLTASTGSFLAAQPFGDNIATSSDSIGIQGFYRFSPNFQVHAWGVYTLANAESSGISNLANGRGGTDLLNVNNGDRADIFYGAIGLSFPDVGGKGNLPGILVGLPPRVTNSDVREENDTSYHVEAFYRLQINDYISITPAFWLVINPENDSNNDTQWVGLVRTSFNF, from the coding sequence ATGTCACTTAAATATTTCCTGCATAAAGTTCGTATTTTCTTGTTAGCATCACCTGCTATATTACTCGGATTATCTCCAGCTTTGGCTACACCAATTGATGATTCAGTTGCGCCGGAGTCTGAAGTGTCAGAAAGTATGGCTGAAGACCCTTTGGCGCAAGTCAATTCTGTTTCTCAACTTTCGGATGTGCAGCCTACTGATTGGGCGTTTCAAGCACTACAATCTTTGGTAGAACGTTATGGCTGTATCGAGGGTTATCCCGATCGCACTTTCAGGGGTAACCGTGCGATGACGCGATATGAATTTGCAGCTGGATTGAATACTTGTCTCGATCGCATTGTCGAACTGATCGGAACGGGAACGCCTAATAATCCAAGTACGGTTACTCAGGAAGATTTACTCGCATTACAAAGATTGCAATCACAATTTGCGACGGAATTAGCTACGTTGCGCGGTAGAGTCGAGACTCTAGAAGCACGCGCGACGCGATTAGAAGCAACTCAGTTTTCCACCACTACTAAGTTAAATGCGGAAATTATCACGGCAGTAGTCGATACGTTCGGCAATCGCGTGAATGGCGATCGCGATGATACCACGACTTTTTTAGCCAATCGCGGTCGATTAAACTTTGAAACCAGCTTCAACGGTCGGGATTTACTGAGAACTCGCTTGGAATTCGGTAATTTTGGCAACACTCTTGCCGAACAAACGGGTACGAACATGACCCGATTGACCTTTGATGGCAACGAAAATAACAACGTTACCGTTCCTCACTTGCTGTATCGCACCCCAATTACTTCCAGCCTTACACTGACTCTCGGTACAGTTGGTGCTGGTTACACGGATATTACAGATACCGTTACCCCTCCGACGATCGCCAGCGACAGTTTGGGAATTCCCTCTCGATTCGGTCAATACAGTCCCCTTTACCGTCGCGGTGGTGGTGGTGCGGCGATTAACTGGAATCTCAGAAAAGACCTACTTCTTACTCTCGGTTATTTAGCAGGTGATGCGAGTAATCCATCAGCCAAATACGGTTTATTCAACGGTGTGTACCATGCCTTAGCTCAACTGGTTTACTATGGCGATCGAGGTGCGATCGGCGTAGCTTATTCCCGTTCTTACGCACCGGGCGGCAACGTCGATTTGACTGCCAGTACGGGTAGTTTTCTGGCTGCACAACCTTTTGGCGACAATATTGCCACATCCAGCGATTCGATCGGCATCCAAGGGTTTTATCGTTTTTCTCCCAACTTTCAAGTTCATGCTTGGGGCGTTTATACGCTTGCTAATGCGGAAAGTTCCGGTATTAGCAACCTTGCTAATGGCAGAGGCGGTACGGATTTGCTCAATGTTAATAATGGCGATCGAGCAGATATTTTTTATGGTGCGATCGGCTTAAGTTTTCCAGATGTGGGAGGTAAAGGCAACCTACCAGGTATTTTAGTTGGTTTGCCACCTCGCGTAACTAACAGTGACGTGCGTGAAGAAAACGATACTTCCTATCACGTCGAAGCTTTTTATCGCCTCCAAATTAATGACTATATCTCCATTACTCCCGCATTTTGGTTGGTCATTAATCCAGAGAATGACAGTAATAACGATACGCAATGGGTGGGATTAGTTCGTACTAGCTTTAACTTCTAA
- a CDS encoding dynamin-like GTPase family protein has translation MNQLSPACENLPEQVESLLNLLHQEPSLRSHDTTSVQASLRKAISPKFEIVFAGAFSAGKSMLINALLERELLYSAEGHATGTECYIEYAESDAERVVLTFLSEAEIGEQALALCKRLGLTAPPDIYKSDVINLLLQGCDAIVQQEGGESKSERAKQGKALILLLQGYLANRDRIYTDDNAIYSMEQLNFSSLKEAASYARRGSNSAVLKRIEYYCHHPLLQDGNILIDMPGIDAPVKKDAELTYRKIEDSETSAVVCVLKPASAGDMTTEETELLEKMRSNIGIRDRVFFAFNRIDETWYNTQLRQRLENLIYSDFRDTSRIYKTSALLGFYGSQLKNTSGRDRFGLNSIFAESVKGMDGREETPQFINEFNRYCANSGKLSPNKFRVSVNSYETPNENYTRILSEWGTPLIKQLIEDSGIEEFRDAITRYLTQEKRPQLFANLADDLQPLCISLRKHYLSVYRNLDSQPREIEAMKAQELGLLNQQLQQIGNDFNQHIAQEVNQVITDNCQGFKTDFQKLQSRMIRRLDELLDSFSVRAAYQSATLSHPRNATAPLLAVLVEALYYLANQLEDILVECCEELVANFFQGLTERIRKSEYYRHLYRLLGNDGGIESKLKQVENYVNQALINQAKVECDRFVRESPRFYDEGTFSIYQFRETLQQTSQSYDCESMVEAEPAIRQLLKLDFEPKVSETIRRTFRQTINQTINTNLLPMAEKQADEILQQYNQARSYLEQTLQQEAEEKLDRNRRLLREVEEKMDVYNQAVVGINICLEAMELYEHQLPLIGDGDVISNADDLEE, from the coding sequence ATGAACCAATTATCTCCCGCCTGCGAAAATTTACCAGAACAAGTTGAAAGTTTACTAAATTTGTTACATCAGGAACCATCTTTGCGTTCCCATGACACGACTTCCGTACAAGCTTCCCTGCGAAAAGCGATTTCCCCCAAATTTGAAATAGTGTTTGCTGGCGCGTTTAGTGCTGGTAAATCAATGCTAATCAATGCTTTGTTGGAACGGGAATTACTTTACAGCGCGGAAGGACACGCTACGGGAACGGAATGTTATATCGAATATGCCGAATCTGATGCAGAAAGAGTAGTGTTGACTTTTTTAAGCGAAGCGGAAATTGGGGAACAGGCGCTTGCTTTGTGCAAACGTTTGGGATTAACTGCGCCTCCCGATATCTACAAATCGGACGTGATTAACTTATTGTTGCAAGGTTGTGATGCGATCGTACAACAAGAGGGGGGCGAAAGTAAATCGGAACGCGCCAAACAAGGGAAGGCGTTGATCTTGTTGTTGCAGGGATATTTGGCAAATCGCGATCGTATTTACACCGACGACAACGCCATCTATTCAATGGAACAATTAAATTTTTCCAGTTTGAAAGAAGCTGCTAGTTATGCGCGTCGCGGAAGTAATAGCGCAGTACTGAAGCGGATCGAGTATTACTGTCATCATCCCTTATTGCAAGATGGCAACATTTTAATCGATATGCCAGGTATTGATGCACCAGTTAAAAAAGATGCCGAATTAACTTATCGCAAAATAGAAGATTCGGAAACTTCAGCGGTTGTCTGCGTTTTAAAACCTGCATCGGCGGGGGATATGACAACCGAAGAAACGGAACTTTTAGAGAAAATGCGAAGTAATATCGGAATTCGCGATCGCGTTTTTTTCGCGTTCAATCGCATTGACGAAACTTGGTACAACACCCAGTTACGCCAACGCTTGGAAAATTTGATTTATTCTGATTTTCGCGACACCAGCCGCATCTACAAAACCAGCGCCCTACTTGGATTTTACGGCAGTCAACTGAAAAATACTAGCGGACGCGATCGCTTTGGCTTAAATTCCATTTTTGCCGAAAGCGTCAAAGGGATGGATGGAAGAGAAGAAACACCCCAATTCATCAATGAGTTTAACCGTTACTGCGCTAACTCTGGTAAATTATCCCCCAATAAATTTCGCGTTTCCGTCAACAGTTACGAAACGCCAAATGAAAACTACACGCGCATCTTATCGGAATGGGGAACGCCGTTAATTAAGCAATTAATTGAAGATAGCGGGATCGAAGAATTTCGAGATGCGATTACCCGTTACTTAACTCAAGAAAAACGACCCCAACTGTTTGCTAATTTAGCTGATGACTTACAACCGTTGTGCATCAGTTTGCGAAAACATTATTTATCAGTATACCGCAATTTAGATAGTCAGCCTCGCGAAATCGAAGCGATGAAAGCGCAAGAATTGGGATTGTTAAATCAGCAATTACAACAAATCGGTAATGATTTTAACCAACACATCGCACAAGAAGTTAATCAAGTAATTACCGATAATTGTCAAGGGTTTAAAACTGACTTCCAAAAATTGCAATCTCGGATGATTCGCCGCTTGGATGAATTGCTAGATAGCTTTTCTGTTCGCGCCGCTTATCAAAGTGCTACCCTCAGCCATCCTCGCAATGCAACTGCACCTTTGTTAGCAGTTTTAGTGGAAGCACTTTATTATTTGGCAAATCAATTAGAAGATATTTTAGTTGAGTGTTGCGAAGAACTGGTGGCTAACTTTTTCCAAGGGTTAACGGAACGAATTCGCAAGTCGGAATATTACCGCCATCTATATAGATTGTTGGGTAATGATGGGGGAATTGAATCAAAGTTAAAACAGGTGGAAAACTACGTTAATCAAGCGCTGATCAATCAAGCGAAAGTGGAGTGCGATCGCTTCGTGCGCGAGAGTCCCCGTTTTTACGATGAAGGCACTTTTTCAATATACCAATTCCGCGAAACTTTGCAACAAACATCGCAAAGTTATGACTGCGAAAGTATGGTAGAAGCAGAACCAGCCATTCGCCAATTGTTGAAGTTAGATTTTGAGCCGAAAGTCTCTGAAACGATTCGCCGCACCTTCCGCCAAACCATCAATCAAACTATCAATACCAACTTGTTACCGATGGCGGAAAAGCAAGCTGATGAGATTTTGCAACAATACAATCAAGCGCGTAGTTATTTGGAACAAACTTTGCAGCAAGAGGCGGAAGAAAAGCTCGATCGCAATCGTCGTTTGTTGAGAGAAGTTGAGGAAAAGATGGAT